The Drosophila biarmipes strain raj3 chromosome 2L, RU_DBia_V1.1, whole genome shotgun sequence genome has a window encoding:
- the LOC108029033 gene encoding accessory gland protein Acp29AB, translating to MFAPYFLFFLVLINLLGAQKNDCPRFPWYDTKKQRAEVCLVDLPPLFKLLSNDTKKDTISSALDKIESALGNTKKEINSMEPYVEKQMKELKKKIEREHKIKELEAALKLTSRTLHCTLENKKIKNLGMLNPKFEKIGSRYFYIEKYVRQDWFDAWQKCREIGGHLAFPQNEAELHLIYKKLEPRWYWIDLSDLVDVHKWRSLLTGQDAPFPLVWNPGEPKKNGSQERCVFAYANKLSTVHCDYRCLYICQAVD from the coding sequence ATGTTCGCACCCTATTTCTTGTTCTTTCTCGTTCTGATAAATTTGCTTGGAGCCCAGAAGAACGACTGCCCCAGATTTCCGTGGTACGATACAAAAAAACAACGCGCCGAAGTCTGTCTTGTGGACTTACCGCCCCTGTTTAAGCTCCTTTCGAATGATACAAAGAAGGATACCATATCTAGTGCACTTGACAAAATTGAAAGTGCCCTGGGAAACACAAAGAAGGAAATTAATTCTATGGAACCCTATGTGGAAAAGCAGATGAAGgaacttaagaaaaaaatagaaCGAGAGCACAAGATAAAAGAACTGGAAGCAGCCCTGAAATTAACGTCCAGAACCCTTCACTGTACGCTGGAGAacaagaaaatcaaaaacctTGGGATGTTGAATCCAAAGTTCGAGAAAATAGGCTCGAGGTACTTTTACATCGAGAAGTATGTGAGGCAGGATTGGTTCGATGCGTGGCAAAAATGTCGTGAGATAGGCGGCCACCTGGCATTTCCCCAAAACGAGGCCGAACTGCATCTAATCTACAAAAAACTTGAACCCCGTTGGTACTGGATCGACCTCAGCGATCTGGTGGATGTGCACAAGTGGAGGTCCTTGTTGACCGGGCAGGACGCTCCTTTTCCACTGGTTTGGAACCCGGGCGAGCCGAAAAAGAATGGATCTCAGGAGCGCTGCGTGTTTGCGTACGCAAATAAACTATCCACCGTCCACTGTGACTATAGATGTTTATACATTTGCCAAGCCGTCGattag
- the LOC108028948 gene encoding accessory gland protein Acp29AB, producing MFHYASIFVTFTVCGLCGVLGSTTCPPVPTHNPLHQKGEVCLVELAPVLEHIAKNNKNPLWNSGDETKLNETRKQLVRIEGVEVETKDKVKAIQKKMETEFKDLEKKIPKNEVCYECLEKQVEEAKKALYLSMEGKKVIRRNEIPPIFKKIGYSHLYIEKKETADWFTATSKCHKLGGHLATIQNEVELNAIHNEVNIRERIWLGITDLAKFGDWVSLSTGTTPTFLKWAKHSPEAETNQRCLFLEGEMKDGSCSQKYIYICEY from the coding sequence ATGTTCCACTACGCGAGTATATTTGTCACATTTACGGTTTGCGGTCTCTGCGGAGTCCTCGGAAGTACGACGTGTCCCCCAGTGCCCACCCACAATCCTTTACATCAAAAAGGAGAGGTCTGCCTTGTGGAACTGGCGCCAGTCCTCGAGCACATTGCCAAGAATAACAAGAATCCGCTTTGGAACTCTGGTGACGAAACCAAACTCAATGAAACCCGGAAACAACTGGTCAGGATTGAAGGTGTGGAGGTGGAAACAAAGGACAAAGTGAAGGCGATCcagaaaaaaatggaaaccGAATTTAAAGACCTAGAGAAGAAGATTCCGAAGAACGAGGTCTGTTATGAGTGCCTAGAGAAACAAGTGGAGGAAGCAAAGAAAGCCCTCTACCTTTCGATGGAAGGGAAGAAAGTGATTCGAAGAAATGAAATCCCGCCCATATTCAAGAAGATTGGCTACAGTCACTTGTACATTGAAAAGAAGGAAACCGCGGATTGGTTTACTGCGACAAGCAAGTGCCACAAACTGGGCGGTCACCTGGCGACAATCCAGAACGAGGTTGAATTGAATGCCATCCATAATGAGGTCAACATTCGGGAACGCATCTGGCTGGGCATCACCGACCTGGCCAAGTTTGGTGATTGGGTTTCCTTGTCCACGGGTACAACTCCCACCTTCCTCAAGTGGGCCAAGCATAGTCCTGAGGCCGAGACCAACCAGCGATGCCTTTTCTTAGAGGGCGAGATGAAGGATGGAAGCTGCAGCCAGAAGTATATCTACATCTGCGAGTACTGA